The Henningerozyma blattae CBS 6284 chromosome 6, complete genome genomic interval CACTGCTAATTCGGGTGGttataaattcattaatgtTAGAGGTACTTAtaatttatctaatttattacaaGAATTAACAATTGCTCAAAGCTTTGGTCGTCATCAAATCTTTTTGGATGAGGCACGTATTAATGAAAACCCTGTTAATAGACTTACTAGATTAATTACACATCAATTCTGGAATAGTTTAACAAGAAAAGTGGATTTAGATAATGTAGCACAAATAGCCATggatgaaaaaattgatactCCGGGTGCAAAGATTCCAAGGATTTATGTTCCATATGGTTGCGAAGATCAATACGCCTTCTATATTGAAGCGGTTCAAAAGAATCcttcaataaaattagaaGTTGAATACTtgccaaaaaaaattacccCTGAATATGTGAAGTCCATTAATGAAATTCCAGGTCTCTTAGCTCTAGCAATGGAAAAGCATATTGATCCATCCACTGGTGAAAAGACTTTGATTAGTTATCCTTATTGTGTACCTGGTGGCagatttaatgaattatatgGTTGGGATTCGTATTTAATCGCATTAGGTTTATTAGAAAGTAATAAAGTAGATGTGGCAAGGGGAATGGTAGAACATttcatatttgaaattgaacATTATgggaaaattttaaatgcaAATAGATCATACTATTTATGTAGATCACAACCTCCATTTTTAACAGATATGGCTTTAGCagtatttgaaaaaattgggGGCAAGAGCAATCCATCTGCCATTCGATTCTTGAAAAAGTCTTTTGCCACAGCTATAAAGGAATACAAAACAGTATGGATGGCTGAACCAAGACTCGACCCTATTACAGGTTTATCTCGTTATCATCCAGATGGTTTAGGGATACCACCAGAAACTGAACCAGAGCATTTTGACGCTATACTAACACCATATGCGAAGAAACATAATGTTACCATTCCAGAATTTAGAGATTTATATAATGATGGGACTATTAAGGAACCAGCATTAGATGAATTTTTCCTACATGATCGTGCTGTAAGAGAATCAGGCCATGATACTACTTACAGATTTGAAGGTGTTTGTGCTTATTTGGCaacaattgatttaaattctttgttgtataaatatgaaattgatattgCTGATTTTGTggaagaattttttgataataaatatgtaGATCCATTTGATGGCACAACAACAGATTCTCAATATTGGAGAGCCGCTGcaggaaaaagaaaaaatactattaataaattaatgtGGGATAAAGAATCTGGTTTTTTCTATGACTATAACACACAAGTGAGGCAACGCACTTCATATGAATCAGCCACTACATTTTGGGCCTTATGGGCAGGAATGGCAACTCAAGAACAAGCAGATATTATGGTAGCAAAAGCACTTCCAAGATTAGAAGTTTTGGGTGGATTAGTGGCATGCACAGAGGAATCAAGAGGACCACTTTCAGTCACTAGACCATCTAGGCAATGGGATTATCCATTTGGTTGGGCTCCTCATCAAATTTTGGCATGGGATGGACTCTGTAGATATGGATATACTGGAATAGCTACTAGGTTAAGTTATAGATGGCTTTACATGATGACCAAAGCATTCGTTGATTATAATGGTATTGTTGTTGAAAAATACGACGTTACAAGAGGTACAGATCCTCACAGAGTTGACGCAGAATACGGTAATCAAGGTGCTGATTTTAAAGGGGTTGCTAGAGAAGGTTTTGGTTGGGTTAATACAAGTTATCTATTGGGTTTAAAATACCAAAATTTACATGCAAGAAGAGCGCTAGGTTCTTGTATCCCTCCTGTTCCTTTCTTTAATAGATTGAAACCAGAAGAAAGACGCAATTATGGTTTTGAGTActgaaaatatttccaaatattttctagttttttgattttatatAGCTTTACGCGGCTCCATTCATATATAATATCTgcaatataattttttttttaggaACAATGTTCCATACTCCTTATTGAATATAGAAAAGCTTGCACATACATTTATATTGGAGTTTGTGCAATAAAAGCAtactgaaaataaatacagATTATATGCCCATAATTCGTTTAATTTGCAAGTAATGCAAACTTTTGCACGAAACGTACATTTTCTAAGTGCAACGAGCAATAATTTTGTCCGTATCACTAAAGGCGAATTCGCTTTTCGATTATAAGTCTGTAATTGTAAAACTTTCATACTAGTCGTTGAACAACACTCACCAAATTTCGTAATTTCATGTCTTCTTCTAAAATGGTTTTTTGAGACAATctcaatatataaaaaattaattaaaccGCATTTTTCCATCaagaataatgataattgtctttcaaaaaattttcaatatcaatattttcaactTATAATTTCAGTTCGGATCCGATAAtttatgtataatttaaaattattcaattttgtgtagatttaattgtttatctaatttggaattatttattattaatattatttattaatatatttatttaaataaaataataatgagttatagttttatattttaaatttatttaagtTAAAAAtcttaatttaattattatttatagattttatttattattatatcaCGTGAATATTGGAATCAAATTCCTTATTTTTAAACACTGTAGACATTGACTAGATTTTCATATGTCTATTCTttcatataaattattcaaattgtgttgtttattatttttatatcatagaataatttttagCATTTTATTGGTGTAGGTTAACAATACACTTTTACTATGTAATAGTTTAATtagtaaatattaaatattgcaaaaatatataataaaaatacaagtATTTATATGATAAACTAGTTAACTTTACTATTTTAGttcattatatatttttgagGTATTTGGTTAAATATCCgtgtaaataaatttataaattttagACTGTGACCTCAAGCATCTCAAGTAACTACAACATTTACAATATTAAATGGTATTATTTTCGTGATCTAAAAAATGtagttttattatatttgttctgtttattattcattttctacTTATTGCTATGTTATGACGTTACTTAGGTTCTATGAGAATTGATATATACGTCATGCAAACGTATTTTAGAGGGGTAGGCAATAACTATATAAAGCTTAtctttaaagataaaattatttaatgtaAAAGTTTAATTTGTTATTGAAAGCATGTCTTCCACTTTGTTATGCAAAGGGTATTAATAGCAAAAAGATTTTAACTTACATTTTTGTAGTCAAAAAATTGAGCTCCTGAATCTATGGTACAAATACTTGAAATATCTATAGAATACACCAGATCATATATCAAGTATAAACTAACTTAGGAAGTTTTTCTGCTCTTTCTTGAGatttttgttgttgaaaATGTTTACCCACAGCTGAAGATTCGGAAGAAGTATCATTAATAGCTAAATAAAAATCGTAGCTGAGATATTTTACAGATTACTGTTTCAAGTTTTTCAAAGTTTTAGTTTTAGTGATGATGCTACAAGAAGAGTAGGTAAATTTTTAGTAACATCAGCttttagttttaatatcaaaatgTCATCTAACTATTTGGGTCTATGCTGCTTATTTTTTCCATAATCTACTATAAACTTTACTTTAAGTATTGAGAGTTAACTATAAAGCTgttaagaatttattatcatagCTACTTCTAGtgttaatgaagaatttgtcCAAGACTTTGAAACTTAATACTTTAAAAGGATTTCGGCACTTTGTGGTGTAATAATTGTTTACATGCATATTACAATAGGGCatcaaaattatctaaaCTTTTTAAAAGCTAAATAACCTTGTATATCTCCATTTCATATAAAATATAGTcatatttttaactttacTTCATAAATGTGGatcaattataatattatttcataCGAATGAttaaagacaaaaaaaagtcCTAAACTAGTCACTGTGTGAAATCAAAGGttctataatattaattgataTAGCCAGTTAACTAATATATACTGAACGTGAAATCTATTAGTAATCTAAACAACTTATTATTAGGAATTAACAAACTTTATGtcaagaaatattaatacacTAAATAATACTGTTGTTAAAAGCTGCCTTTCAGATTtgttaaaattagaaattaaagGGCAATTACTTGTAAGGTATTACTTTAACTAGTCGGATAAATCATTCATTTTATAACTTGAATCTGTAGGTTCTTTAGAATACTAAATCATAAACGTATagcaaatatttcaaagtATAAACTCTGTGAAAAGTTTCAATTATATAGTCATATTTATATTgacattaaaaatattttattagttaTACGTCAGAAGTATGGcctttaattatttatttttaaataccACTGAGCTAGTTGTTGAATACTTTTATCTTtgttaagaaatataaataattaactCAATTTGGCTCAAATATTGTTCAATCTTTTCTAGCCATTGTGTTTTTACTCAAAATTTTcgtttattttatttaacaCTTTCTTGTattatatagatatttattattggtagGTTGTCTTTGGAAGTATCAGgtttatttaatagaaCTAGTAAAATCCTATTAttcataaaattttcatgttttattgatttttttgtttattataaatactaaacataaaaaagtttagatttttcatcaggtgtaaaaattaaacataaaatattatcaatattttagttaacttattttttctttgaataATACCTAATAATTTCCCTTGATTTATACTTTTAGCTATTTATCAAcactattttaataaataagctattaaataaatggaaaaattaaGGAATCTACCAGGAACACAAATATTGTCAGAGCTGTGGAATTATGTGTCATAAGTCGTAGGTTTGTGTTAACAGCTAATAAAGTATGAATTTAGTCGTAATTATGGCTTTAtacaacaactaataacaacttaatataataaataaccCAACATGCATTAATCATACGTGGTCTCACTACTAAAAATACCCAAgtaatgatattaagaaGGTATTAGGATGTGATAggttctattttaatatcagaccATCAATTCGTTGATGGTGGATCTGTCCATTTTTTGGagtataaattaccacGAGAATATCCCAAAAGTTTACAACTGTTCATTGTATAtcctgtatatattatatattcccttTCGAAAGAAGCAAggagattttttataataataatatgataattattcaaacagattacttaactaagaattaaactatgagcaacaatattttgaacagttCGACCGCTggtcaaatattttatacttttaaatGCTACAAAGTTTTGATATTCTCGTTTTAATTAATCTACCTtcaagaataaaaatatgcCATATATTGTAAAGAActtattactattaattaTTCCTTTAACTAACtagatttttatttgatttaaataaaatcatttattaactacaaatattttaaattctcgGCCGAACTTTGAAATATTACGTTAACGAAATgttcaattgattttgaagatgattATCCCTTCGTATTTTCCGCTTCTAAACGGAAACTCCAGAAAGgattaaaaattacaaattatattattttaagaGTAAAGAATTCAttaagttaaaaaaaatttataaattgaaaaatctcGCTATCTGTTCATCGTATAATTCCCATCACGTACTTGAATAACTTATAATGCCAAAAGTCCATTGTTTAGCTGATATTTGTATGGTACCAATTGGTACTGGATCTGCCTCTGTGTCAGACTTTGTTACCTTAATTGAGAAGAAAATTCGTGAAAGTCCTTTGAAGAGTACATTACATAGTGCTGGTACTACTATTGAGGGACCTTGGGATGAAGTTATGACTTTAATCGGTGACTTACACGAATATGCTCATGAAAATGGTATTGTAAGAATTCAATCTGATGTCAGAATTGGTACAAGATCTGATAAACCACAAAGTGCCCAAGACAAAGTCGATGTTGTATTGAGAAAATTAAAGGAAGCTAAATAGATAATTATATAACACCTATATCTCTAGCCATTTCCATATGCTttatagaaaaaagaaaattatttcacatgtaaaataaacattgaaaaaaaaaattgttactTATGAAGTACATACatttatgtatatatatacatatttattaatgattataataaattgaataataaagtttttatttgaGATCCGTTctcaaattaaatataaaaaataatttgaaccaattaattaaactgattgattcaaataatgcccaaaataataatatatatttatgtatttttttctttatccaaaaaaatacattgaAAATACCcaatagaataaaaaaaaaattaataaaatgtCGATAATTCATACACAATTGTTAAATCAaaacaattacaattttttctttgtctttttttccCTAATAATCttgatattaattaattaattaagcTTGAGTAGATGAAGAATACTTAGTAACAGCTCTAGTACCTTCAGAGACAGCATGTTTAGCTAATTCACCTGGCAAGATCAATCTGACAGCAGTTTGGATTTCTCTAGCAGAAATAGTAGATTTCTTATTGTAAGCAGCTAATTTAGAAGCTTCAGTAgcaattctttcaaaaatatcatttacgaaagaattcaaaataGACATAGACTTTTGAGAAATACCGGTATCTGGATGAGTTTGTTTTAGAACCTTGTAAATATAAGAAGAGTATGTTTCCTTTCTGACCTTAGATctcttcatttttttatcagtAGAAGCAGCAGTCTTAGAGGCTGGCTTTTTTTCAGCTGGAGCTTTAGAGGCAGTTTTAGTATCAGAAGACATTGGTATTATTTAGATGTAAAAATGTAGTCGTTGgtctattaaaaaaagctttcaacagaaaaaaaataatgtatatatatatatatatattaaactaatgacaaattaaattttaataaaggACATATACCCAATTtcatttcaataaaatattaagcTTAACCaaaattcatcttcttatatactttaatgaatattaCTTTTTGCTACATTAAATAAATGTCAGATACCTTTGTTGTTTGCTTCAACTCCTGGAAATGTTTACCAATTGACTACAAGAAAGATGACGCTCATAAGATCTTGCAGGGTAGTATTAGGCAACAATTAAAGAGTTTGTATGTGTTGTAAAGTGTATGATTTTTTTACGTGTtctctatatttttttttacgcgttctatatttttttcgtgttaattctatttttttcgcGTCTCAtgctaattttttctatacATTTACGATGTGAAATTCTCAGAATGGCTAAATCACTTAGAAAAAGTTCTGGCAAGGCAGACCGAGATTTTCGCCCCTTGTATGCGAAAAACAGGGGctgaaactttttttatgCTGAGCGGCAAAATTTGCTAAGATAGTAAAATGCACCAAACACGTTATGCTAAACCACCCTTACAGAATACGTCAATTAGTATGAGTTGAATATGAAAACTGACTTTTGGTAACGCCGTTCcttctctttttttccGGAAAGCTTAGGTATATATATCAAGCTCGTTttggaaatttaaaaaacacTTTATACATACATcgtttatttgtttttaagagaaaaaattttatatataagttactttttttttttgttgtaaaTTACTTTCCATTAGtctataaaaatataactaAATACTTTTAGTATACTCTAAAAACACACAATCcaacatatatatatataaatcatAATCTTATACAATGTCCGGTGGTAAAGGTGGTAAAGCTGGTTCTGCTGCTAAAGCTTCTCAATCCAGATCTGCTAAGGCTGGTTTAACTTTCCCAGTTGGTAGAGTTCACAGATTATTGAGAAGAGGTAACTACGCTCAAAGAATTGGTTCTGGTGCTCCAGTTTATTTAACTGCTGTATTGGAATATTTAGCTGctgaaattttagaattggCTGGTAATGCTGCTAGAGATAACAAGAAGTCCAGAATTATCCCAAGACATTTACAATTGGCCATCAGAAATGATGAcgaattaaataaattattggGTCATGTCACCATTGCTCAAGGTGGTGTCTTACCAAACATTCATCAAAACTTGTTGCCAAAGAAGACTGCTAAACCTTCTAAGGCTTCACAAGAATTATAAGTTTATTtctcattttctattttttttggattcCCATtgggtaaaaaaaattaatacatTTACGTCTagttgtatttttttttttatatctgATCTTtggtttaatatttttaaaatattcatttaaaattgattgGTTTAGATAATTCGGTTACTAGatcatcaaaaaaaatatgcaGCTCATGATTATTTGATAGTTGCAtgctttatttttgtaattttataattatatatctaggtttatatttgtacattatattatacataattaaacaataatagcATTTATGTTGAtgtatttttgttttttttagtagCAGCTATAACTAACTAAAGTTGGCTTGAACGGCA includes:
- the TBLA0F00290 gene encoding alpha,alpha-trehalase (similar to Saccharomyces cerevisiae NTH2 (YBR001C) and NTH1 (YDR001C); ancestral locus Anc_3.205), whose protein sequence is MSENHNSSTISSSSHVNPTFTFNSVVDSDDDINNNSPNDDIIDDPDNNNNSISLQAAPMNELHKIRHRRMSLLTDFNDPFSSAEVYYGPQKNPVKRTNSSKKLHFRNKSRTMSVFGNVSDFKKGALKHYPIKRRGSEDDTYSSSQGDRQFFIEDVDSTLEELLGNEDTDSNFQITIEDRGPKVLKVGTANSGGYKFINVRGTYNLSNLLQELTIAQSFGRHQIFLDEARINENPVNRLTRLITHQFWNSLTRKVDLDNVAQIAMDEKIDTPGAKIPRIYVPYGCEDQYAFYIEAVQKNPSIKLEVEYLPKKITPEYVKSINEIPGLLALAMEKHIDPSTGEKTLISYPYCVPGGRFNELYGWDSYLIALGLLESNKVDVARGMVEHFIFEIEHYGKILNANRSYYLCRSQPPFLTDMALAVFEKIGGKSNPSAIRFLKKSFATAIKEYKTVWMAEPRLDPITGLSRYHPDGLGIPPETEPEHFDAILTPYAKKHNVTIPEFRDLYNDGTIKEPALDEFFLHDRAVRESGHDTTYRFEGVCAYLATIDLNSLLYKYEIDIADFVEEFFDNKYVDPFDGTTTDSQYWRAAAGKRKNTINKLMWDKESGFFYDYNTQVRQRTSYESATTFWALWAGMATQEQADIMVAKALPRLEVLGGLVACTEESRGPLSVTRPSRQWDYPFGWAPHQILAWDGLCRYGYTGIATRLSYRWLYMMTKAFVDYNGIVVEKYDVTRGTDPHRVDAEYGNQGADFKGVAREGFGWVNTSYLLGLKYQNLHARRALGSCIPPVPFFNRLKPEERRNYGFEY
- the ECM15 gene encoding Ecm15p (similar to Saccharomyces cerevisiae ECM15 (YBL001C); ancestral locus Anc_3.206); this encodes MPKVHCLADICMVPIGTGSASVSDFVTLIEKKIRESPLKSTLHSAGTTIEGPWDEVMTLIGDLHEYAHENGIVRIQSDVRIGTRSDKPQSAQDKVDVVLRKLKEAK
- the TBLA0F00310 gene encoding histone H2B family protein (similar to Saccharomyces cerevisiae HTB2 (YBL002W); ancestral locus Anc_3.207), translating into MSSDTKTASKAPAEKKPASKTAASTDKKMKRSKVRKETYSSYIYKVLKQTHPDTGISQKSMSILNSFVNDIFERIATEASKLAAYNKKSTISAREIQTAVRLILPGELAKHAVSEGTRAVTKYSSSTQA
- the TBLA0F00320 gene encoding histone H2A family protein (similar to Saccharomyces cerevisiae HTA2 (YBL003C); ancestral locus Anc_3.208); this encodes MSGGKGGKAGSAAKASQSRSAKAGLTFPVGRVHRLLRRGNYAQRIGSGAPVYLTAVLEYLAAEILELAGNAARDNKKSRIIPRHLQLAIRNDDELNKLLGHVTIAQGGVLPNIHQNLLPKKTAKPSKASQEL